From the genome of Chelonoidis abingdonii isolate Lonesome George chromosome 25, CheloAbing_2.0, whole genome shotgun sequence, one region includes:
- the FAM167B gene encoding protein FAM167B codes for MSFSHLKFKELGEEESNSDKENLDSVKALTAKLKLQTRRPSYLEWKARVQSQSWRNGVKEGAISSLKEEQGREVFLEGTQADMPSRSICGFATMDDALEWLRKELQEMQAVDHQLARQLMQLRGQIHQLKVEQVCHQHKEMLDNATFGLEGCEEDTDLLCNIPPKAAFLLSTPLKHIGVTRMNINSRRFSLC; via the exons ATGTCCTTCAGCCACCTGAAATTCAAGGAGCTAGGGGAAGAGGAGTCGAACTCAGACAAGGAGAACCTGGACAGCGTGAAGGCCCTGACGGCCAAGCTGAAGCTGCAGACTAGGAGGCCTTCCTACTTGGAATGGAAGGCCCGCGTGCAGAGCCAGTCCTGGAGGAACGGGGTCAAGGAGGGAGCCATCAGCTCACTGAAGGAAGAGCAGGGCAGAGAGGTGTTTCTGGAGGGGACTCAAGCCGACATGCCATCCAGGAGCATCTGTGGGTTTGCCACCATGGATGATGCCCTGGAGTGGCTCAGGAAGGAGCTG CAGGAGATGCAGGCTGTGGATCACCAGCTGGCGAGGCAGCTGATGCAGCTGCGGGGGCAGATTCACCAGCTGAAGGTGGAGCAGGTGTGCCACCAGCACAAGGAGATGCTGGACAATGCCACCTTTGGCCTGGAGGGCTGTGAGGAGGACACAGACCTGCTCTGCAACATTCCTCCCAAGGCTGCCTTCTTGCTCTCCACGCCACTCAAGCACATTGGTGTCACACGCATGAACATCAACTCCCGGCGCTTCTCCCTCTGCTAA
- the LCK gene encoding tyrosine-protein kinase Lck produces MGCCCSSDYDEDWIENIDICERCNYPIDPASKPQRLIHNGSEVRDPLVSYEIPSPPCSPMQDKLVVALYDYEPTHDGDLGLQKGETLRLLEESGEWWKAQSLTTGQEGYIPYNFVARVNSLEPEPWFFKNLSRKDAERQLLASGNTHGSFLIRESESTKGSFSLSVRDFDQNQGEMVKHYKIRNMDNGGYYISPRITFSSLHELVEHYTRNIDGLCTRLGKPCQNQKPQKPWWQDEWEVPRETLKLVEKLGAGQFGEVWMGYYNGHTKVAIKNLKQGSMSPSAFLAEANLMKNLQHPKLVRLYAVVTQEPIYIITEYMEKGSLVDFLKTPEGIGLTINKLLDMAAQIAEGMAFIEEKNYIHRDLRAANILVSETLCCKIADFGLARLIEDNEYTAREGAKFPIKWTAPEAINYGTFTIKSDVWSFGILLTEIVTYGRIPYPGMTNPEVIQNLERGYRMPQPDNCPEELYTLMMHCWKESPEERPTFEYMKSVLEDFFTATEGQYQQQP; encoded by the exons ATGGGCTGTTGCTGCAGTTCTGACTATGATGAAGATTGGATCGAGAACATTGACATCTGTGAGCGCTGCAATTACCCCATAGACCCAGCTAGTAAACCCCAG AGGCTGATACACAATGGCTCTGAGGTGCGTGATCCTTTGGTGTCCTATGAAATTCCTTCTCCGCCCTGCTCTCCTATGCAAG ATAAACTAGTGGTCGCTTTGTATGACTATGAACCAACTCACGATGGAGATCTGGGGCTCCAAAAAGGGGAGACGCTCCGACTTCTGGAGGA GAGCGGGGAGTGGTGGAAGGCCCAGTCGCTCACCACTGGCCAGGAAGGGTACATTCCCTATAACTTCGTCGCCAGGGTGAACAGCCTAGAGCCAGAACC CTGGTTCTTCAAAAACCTAAGCCGGAAGGACGCTGAGCGACAGCTCCTGGCCTCCGGGAACACACATGGCTCCTTCCTGATCCGGGAGAGCGAATCCACCAAAG GTTCCTTCTCCCTGTCAGTGAGGGACTTCGACCAAAACCAAGGCGAGATGGTGAAGCACTACAAGATCCGAAACATGGACAATGGGGGGTATTACATCTCCCCGCGCATCACCTTCAGCAGCCTGCACGAGCTGGTGGAGCATTACACAC GCAATATAGATGGGTTATGCACCCGCCTGGGCAAGCCCTGCCAGAACCAGAAGCCGCAGAAGCCCTGGTGGCAGGATGAATGGGAGGTGCCTCGGGAGACGCTCAAGCTGGTGGAAAAGCTGGGAGCGGGGCAGTTTGGAGAGGTCTGGATGG GTTACTATAACGGTCACACCAAAGTGGCCATTAAGAATCTGAAGCAGGGCAGCATGTCCCCTAGCGCCTTCCTGGCAGAAGCCAACCTCATGAAGAACCTGCAGCACCCCAAGCTGGTGCGGCTCTACGCCGTGGTGACTCAGGAGCCCATCTACATCATCACGGAGTACATGGAGAAAG GGAGCCTGGTGGATTTTCTCAAGACCCCCGAAGGAATCGGACTCACCATTAACAAATTGCTGGATATGGCAGCGCAG atCGCAGAGGGAATGGCCTTCATCGAGGAGAAGAATTACATCCACCGCGACCTACGAGCTGCCAACATCCTGGTATCAGAGACCCTCTGCTGTAAGATCGCTGACTTTGGGCTGGCTCGGCTCATCGAGGACAACGAGTACACGGCACGGGAGG GAGCTAAGTTCCCCATTAAATGGACAGCACCAGAAGCCATTAATTATGGGACGTTCACCATCAAGTCTGATGTTTGGTCATTTGGAATCCTCCTGACTGAGATTGTCACCTATGGACGGATCCCTTATCCAG GGATGACTAACCCAGAAGTGATACAGAACTTGGAGCGTGGTTACCGAATGCCTCAGCCCGACAACTGCCCAGAGGAGCTATACACACTGATGATGCACTGCTGGAAGGAGAGCCCAGAGGAGCGCCCCACCTTCGAGTACATGAAGAGCGTTCTTGAGGACTTTTTCACTGCCACAGAGGGCCAGTACCAGCAGCAGCCATGA